Below is a genomic region from Candidatus Effluviviaceae Genus V sp..
CTGTCCAGCTTGAAGACGCTGTCTTCGATCAACTTCAGCGAGTCAGAGACGAATCGGACCAGCCGCTTCTTCAGAACTCCCTTGAACTGCGACGCGCGACGGAGAGCGGTCAAATGCTGCCCCTTCTTGTCGGTCAGCCGCACGAAGTAGCAGAACATGTCCGCCGGCTCGTCGAGGGCACCGCCCTCGATGTCCAGATTCGTCGCCTCGTGCAGCGTGCGCACGGCGGAGGCCATGGCGTCCTCCAACGGCAGGTAGAGGTACTCGATGCTCCCGTGCTTCTCGGAGGGCTGGTACTTCGCCGGACCCTCTGCGTCATTCTGCATGGCGCCCCAGGTTGCCTGCACCATCTCGCGCAGCGCGCCCTGCACGTCCGCATCCACGGACACTGCGACGAACGTCTGCCCGCTGCCGTCGTCCCGGCCCACGCCGAACTCCGTGACGATTACGTTCCCGAGGTCGAACTTCAGCCTCATGCCTCGGCCTCCAGGTAGACCGTGTCGCTCAGCCGATAGGCGATGATCCTGTCGCCGGAGGCCAAGCTCACGCGGCGGGTGATCAGGGCCTGGCGGGTCTTGCCGGTGAGCGGGTTGCCGTCGGCGGGCGGATAGACGGTGAAGACCCGGAAACCGAGCGCCGCGAACAGCAGGTTCATGTAGTGCAGGTTGAGGTGCCAGAACAGGAACACGATGAACGCCAAGGCGGCGACCGAGGCACCGAGGTAGCGCCAGCTCCCGAGGTCTTCCGAGTAGAACGGCAGCAGCATCGCGAAGAGGTAGACCAGGATGTGGTCACGGTGGTCGTCGGCCGTTCCGACGGTGAGCTCGCACTTGTCGGCCTGCTTCTTCGCCGTCCGGATCCGCAGCCACAGGAAAGCGTTCGGGACGACGACCATCAGGGCGCAGAACGCGATGAACCAGCGGTCGGGGATGAGGCTGTTCCCGCGAATCGCCCACAGGATGAAGAGGGGCGAGATGCTGCTGAGGACCATTAGCAGACGGGCGGCCTTGAGCCCCTCACGGTGCGTGCTGGCTGGGCGGCCGCTCATGGAGAGACCCTCTTGATGAACTTCTCTGCGTCTCTCACTCTGAGCTCGCCGGAGATGAGCTTGGGCAGCAGCGTGTCGCGAAGGGCGGCAAGGGTGCGGCACTCGAAATACGGCTCCTGGATGCGATCAAGAATTCCGGCAGTCAGGTCGTTGACTGCGATCCTCACGTGGTGGGGCGGCAGGACGACCGGCATCGTCTCCATTGAGTTCGCCCATACCGCGTACGGGATCGTGCTGCCGGTCGAATGATTCGTCGCGAAATCAATAGTCTCCGGTCGGTGCAGCAACAACACTGCAAACC
It encodes:
- a CDS encoding DUF4868 domain-containing protein, whose product is MRLKFDLGNVIVTEFGVGRDDGSGQTFVAVSVDADVQGALREMVQATWGAMQNDAEGPAKYQPSEKHGSIEYLYLPLEDAMASAVRTLHEATNLDIEGGALDEPADMFCYFVRLTDKKGQHLTALRRASQFKGVLKKRLVRFVSDSLKLIEDSVFKLDSDFDLLVDAANVHILRPSGFEFAGKLQQAILDAVPENIGAIGKDLTFVEFDGIEAYAGKHPRAARYLASIRGQEETKNIDKSLLKKLCKQTGVEVRESKGKVTISEGHELGFLEVLDRRRYEVSLVQEKPERYRAASRRRIDG
- a CDS encoding restriction endonuclease subunit S, with product MDSKPGEEAKTSLTRFYKGDLLFGAMRPYFHKVCIAPFDGATRTTAFVLYAKQRADFGFAVLLLHRPETIDFATNHSTGSTIPYAVWANSMETMPVVLPPHHVRIAVNDLTAGILDRIQEPYFECRTLAALRDTLLPKLISGELRVRDAEKFIKRVSP